From the genome of Phreatobacter cathodiphilus, one region includes:
- the sppA gene encoding signal peptide peptidase SppA, with amino-acid sequence MPLETDAVLDRRLLRRKVTFWRALSIFAVIVAVAVAGLAGAQRFGWVAPLQHVARVEVKGVITQNANLVRTIEALGRNRNVRAVIVTIDSPGGTVAGSEALYTAIRTVAAAKPTVAVVEGTAASGGYIAAIGTDHIVTRETSIAGSIGVVAQFPNVVRLLDTIGVRVEAVRSSPLKAMPSGVEPTSPEALAALREIITDSYDWFQRIVKERRGLTDEQLRIVADGRVFVGRRALDLRLTDQIGGEPEARAWLATKGVPATMRVQLHRPASDTNLSWLRSISGSLAEAAGLADWAERIRSSALATQIERSSLDGLLALWQPPTP; translated from the coding sequence ATGCCGCTCGAGACCGACGCCGTGCTGGACCGCCGCCTCCTGCGCCGCAAGGTGACGTTCTGGCGCGCCCTCAGCATCTTCGCCGTCATCGTCGCCGTCGCCGTGGCGGGTCTGGCGGGCGCGCAGCGCTTCGGCTGGGTCGCGCCGCTGCAGCACGTCGCCCGCGTCGAGGTGAAGGGCGTCATCACCCAGAACGCCAACCTCGTCCGCACCATCGAGGCGCTCGGCCGCAACCGCAACGTGCGGGCGGTGATCGTGACCATCGATTCCCCCGGCGGCACGGTGGCCGGATCCGAGGCGCTCTACACCGCCATCCGCACGGTCGCCGCCGCCAAGCCGACGGTGGCCGTGGTGGAGGGCACGGCCGCCTCCGGCGGCTACATCGCCGCCATCGGCACGGACCATATCGTCACGCGCGAGACCTCGATCGCCGGTTCGATCGGCGTGGTGGCGCAGTTTCCCAACGTCGTCAGGCTGCTCGACACGATCGGCGTGCGCGTCGAGGCGGTCCGCTCCTCTCCGCTCAAGGCCATGCCGAGCGGGGTCGAGCCGACGAGCCCGGAGGCGCTCGCCGCCCTCAGGGAGATCATCACCGACAGCTACGACTGGTTCCAGCGCATCGTGAAGGAGCGCCGCGGCCTGACCGATGAGCAGTTGCGGATCGTGGCGGACGGCCGCGTCTTCGTCGGCCGCCGGGCCCTCGACCTGCGCCTGACCGACCAGATCGGCGGCGAGCCGGAGGCGCGCGCCTGGCTCGCCACGAAGGGCGTTCCGGCGACCATGCGGGTGCAACTCCATCGCCCGGCGAGCGACACCAACCTCTCCTGGCTGCGCAGCATCTCGGGCAGCCTGGCGGAGGCCGCGGGCCTCGCCGACTGGGCCGAGCGCATTCGCAGCTCGGCGCTGGCGACGCAGATCGAGCGCTCCTCGCTTGACGGCCTGCTGGCACTCTGGCAGCCTCCAACCCCATGA
- a CDS encoding integration host factor subunit beta has translation MIKSELVQKIAEQNPQLYQRDVENIVNAILDEIVGALARGDRVELRGFGAFSVKARSARVGRNPRTGEHVEVEDKVVPFFKTGKEMRERLNKGA, from the coding sequence ATGATCAAGTCCGAACTTGTGCAGAAGATCGCCGAGCAGAACCCCCAGCTCTACCAGCGCGACGTCGAGAACATCGTCAACGCGATCCTCGACGAGATCGTCGGGGCCCTCGCCCGTGGCGACCGGGTCGAGTTGCGCGGCTTCGGCGCCTTCTCGGTGAAGGCGCGCAGCGCCCGCGTCGGCCGCAACCCGCGCACCGGAGAGCATGTCGAGGTCGAGGACAAGGTCGTGCCGTTCTTCAAGACCGGCAAGGAGATGCGTGAGCGTCTGAACAAGGGCGCCTGA
- a CDS encoding DUF4164 family protein: protein MKTALAALETAVARKLENDRQHAVVHKQVEALQADRSRLAEDLDRSADRVAGLESVNREVARRLDLTMDAIRGVLARYES from the coding sequence TTGAAGACGGCGCTCGCCGCGCTGGAGACCGCGGTCGCCCGCAAGCTGGAGAACGACCGCCAGCACGCCGTCGTCCACAAGCAGGTGGAGGCGCTGCAGGCCGATCGTTCGCGCCTGGCGGAGGACCTCGACCGCTCGGCCGACCGCGTCGCCGGGCTGGAATCGGTCAATCGCGAGGTGGCGCGCCGGCTCGACCTGACCATGGACGCCATCCGCGGCGTTCTCGCCCGCTACGAGAGCTAG
- a CDS encoding phosphoribosylanthranilate isomerase, which produces MSLLVKICGVTTPDAIDAAVSAGADMIGLVFFPRSPRHLSLATARSLAERAAGRARIVALTVDATDEDLETIVSGLAPDVLQLHGGESPERVAAIRSAFGRPVMKAVGVAGETDLAAVDAYAVVSDMLLVDAKPPKTTEALPGGNGLTFDWRLVAGLDPGRPVMLSGGLHSGNVAEAVRLTRLSGVDVSSGVESTPGRKDPDRIRAFVAAARSAQGEGERE; this is translated from the coding sequence ATGTCCCTGCTGGTCAAGATCTGCGGCGTCACGACGCCGGACGCCATCGACGCCGCCGTCTCGGCCGGCGCCGACATGATCGGCCTCGTCTTCTTCCCGCGCAGCCCGCGCCATCTGTCGCTGGCGACGGCACGCTCCCTCGCCGAACGCGCAGCAGGACGGGCGCGCATCGTGGCGTTGACCGTGGATGCCACCGACGAGGATCTCGAAACGATCGTCTCGGGCCTCGCGCCGGACGTGCTGCAGCTCCACGGCGGGGAGAGCCCCGAGCGGGTCGCCGCCATCCGCTCCGCCTTCGGCCGGCCGGTCATGAAGGCGGTGGGCGTCGCCGGTGAAACCGACCTCGCCGCCGTCGACGCCTATGCCGTGGTGAGCGATATGCTGCTGGTCGACGCCAAGCCGCCGAAGACGACGGAGGCCCTGCCGGGCGGAAACGGACTGACATTCGACTGGCGCCTGGTGGCCGGCCTTGACCCCGGCCGTCCGGTCATGCTTTCCGGTGGCCTCCATTCCGGCAATGTGGCGGAGGCCGTGCGGCTGACCCGATTGTCCGGCGTCGACGTATCTTCGGGCGTGGAAAGCACGCCGGGCCGCAAGGACCCGGACAGGATCAGGGCCTTCGTGGCCGCCGCCCGCTCTGCGCAGGGCGAAGGAGAACGGGAATGA
- a CDS encoding lysylphosphatidylglycerol synthase transmembrane domain-containing protein gives MIKNIVEFLRDRIGFKKILLVVALAMLATAGYVLFTKLRVIDWAKVWEAIGQIGPATLLLAGFFAAAAYATLTVYDYFATRTIGREDIPYPACAVGSFTSYSIAHNLGATVFTAAVVRYLVYSRYKITGPQVVKICFIAGLTFWLGNATVLGLGFVLEPWVVTPVVQPFGIGGGTVRIVGVVVLAALLGWLIFVSVPRQFGSGAWVVKLPSAKLTGLQMIIGIVDLSCTAMILYVLLMAMPNAPPAPFVAVAVIFCSAMLLGFATHAPGAAGAFEATLLVALPPLGFTAEAVVAAFILFRLYYFIVPFVLALLIIAIRELASGHTSLDHLKESMAVIRQAEASQEAAKAVKPRPAE, from the coding sequence TTGATCAAGAACATCGTTGAATTTCTGCGCGACCGGATCGGCTTCAAGAAGATCCTGCTCGTGGTCGCCCTCGCCATGCTGGCCACGGCCGGATACGTGCTCTTCACCAAGCTCCGCGTCATCGACTGGGCGAAGGTGTGGGAGGCGATCGGCCAGATCGGCCCCGCGACGCTTCTTCTCGCCGGCTTCTTCGCCGCCGCCGCCTATGCGACGCTGACCGTCTACGACTATTTCGCCACGCGGACGATCGGCCGCGAAGACATCCCCTATCCCGCCTGCGCCGTCGGCTCGTTCACCAGCTATTCCATCGCCCACAATCTCGGCGCGACCGTCTTCACGGCCGCCGTGGTGCGCTATCTCGTCTATTCCCGCTACAAGATCACCGGGCCGCAGGTGGTGAAGATCTGCTTCATCGCCGGCCTGACGTTCTGGCTCGGAAACGCCACGGTGCTCGGCCTCGGCTTCGTGCTGGAGCCCTGGGTGGTGACGCCCGTCGTCCAGCCCTTCGGCATCGGCGGCGGCACGGTGCGCATCGTCGGCGTGGTGGTGCTCGCCGCCCTCCTCGGCTGGCTGATCTTCGTCTCGGTTCCGCGCCAGTTCGGCTCGGGCGCCTGGGTCGTCAAGCTGCCGAGCGCCAAGCTGACCGGTCTGCAGATGATCATCGGCATCGTCGATCTCTCCTGCACCGCGATGATCCTCTACGTGCTGCTGATGGCCATGCCCAACGCCCCGCCGGCGCCCTTCGTGGCCGTGGCGGTGATCTTCTGCTCGGCCATGCTGCTGGGATTCGCCACCCACGCGCCGGGAGCGGCCGGCGCCTTCGAGGCGACGCTGCTGGTCGCCCTGCCGCCGCTCGGCTTCACGGCTGAGGCGGTGGTCGCCGCCTTCATCCTGTTCCGCCTCTATTATTTCATCGTCCCCTTCGTCCTGGCGCTGCTGATCATCGCCATCCGGGAGCTGGCGAGCGGCCATACGTCGCTCGACCACCTGAAGGAGAGCATGGCCGTGATCCGCCAAGCGGAGGCGAGCCAGGAGGCAGCCAAGGCGGTGAAGCCGCGACCGGCGGAATAG
- a CDS encoding transglycosylase SLT domain-containing protein: MLTSPVLASDGDRANASWATLYASGQASAPAAGRAEAPAAAPSASSAATEMTSIRRRITEVAARHGVPAGLALAVARVESNMRCQARGRAGELGPLQIKPATARGLGYTGPASALNSCGAGLEWGMRHLAVAYKRCGSAAGAAALHNRGLASACSRTAYSHRVTRLMASL, from the coding sequence ATGCTTACATCTCCCGTTCTGGCCAGCGACGGCGACCGCGCGAATGCGAGCTGGGCGACGCTCTACGCGAGCGGCCAGGCGTCCGCCCCGGCCGCGGGCCGTGCCGAAGCTCCGGCCGCCGCGCCGTCGGCCTCTTCCGCAGCCACGGAGATGACGTCGATCCGCCGCCGCATCACAGAGGTCGCCGCCCGTCACGGCGTGCCGGCGGGCCTCGCCCTTGCCGTCGCGCGGGTGGAGAGCAACATGCGCTGCCAGGCGCGTGGCCGGGCAGGCGAGCTCGGTCCGCTGCAGATCAAGCCGGCCACCGCACGTGGCCTCGGCTACACCGGCCCGGCTTCGGCGCTCAACTCCTGCGGCGCCGGCCTCGAATGGGGCATGCGGCACCTGGCGGTCGCCTACAAGCGCTGCGGCTCGGCGGCGGGCGCCGCCGCCCTGCACAACCGGGGCCTCGCCTCCGCCTGCTCCCGCACGGCCTATTCCCACCGCGTCACGCGGCTGATGGCCAGCCTCTGA
- a CDS encoding ornithine cyclodeaminase family protein: MRIISSAEIAAALSYPALVDALADAFRSDVTVPLRHHHPIPQAAGVPEAMLLLMPAWTPPGDGAFVGTKLVSVYPGNGAKGLPSIYGSYVLCNGETGAPLAILDGTMLTVWRTACASALASRYLSRPDASHMVMVGAGALAPHLIRAHAAIRPIRHVTLWNRSREKANALAEGLGRTVPGVSIAVAGDLQAAVEEADIVTCATISSSPIVSGDWLKPGAHLDLVGGYTPAMREADDAAVTRASLFVDTRTGGLKEAGDIVDPIRRGLIGEADVKADLFDLTRGIHPGRGSAEEITLFKSVGTALEDLAAAMLVWRSLPV, translated from the coding sequence ATGCGCATCATTTCCTCCGCCGAAATTGCCGCCGCCCTGTCCTATCCGGCGCTGGTGGACGCTCTGGCCGACGCCTTCCGCTCCGACGTCACGGTACCGCTGCGCCACCACCATCCGATCCCGCAGGCGGCGGGCGTGCCGGAGGCCATGCTGCTGCTGATGCCGGCCTGGACGCCGCCGGGCGACGGCGCCTTCGTCGGCACCAAGCTCGTCTCCGTCTATCCCGGCAACGGCGCGAAGGGCCTGCCGTCGATCTACGGCAGCTACGTGCTGTGCAACGGCGAGACCGGCGCCCCGCTCGCCATCCTCGACGGCACCATGCTGACGGTCTGGCGCACCGCCTGCGCCAGCGCGCTGGCCTCGCGCTACCTGTCGCGCCCCGACGCCTCGCACATGGTGATGGTGGGCGCCGGCGCGCTCGCGCCCCACCTCATTCGCGCCCATGCGGCGATCCGCCCGATCCGCCACGTCACCCTGTGGAACCGCTCGCGCGAGAAGGCGAACGCCCTCGCCGAGGGGCTCGGCCGGACGGTGCCGGGCGTCAGCATCGCGGTCGCCGGCGACCTGCAGGCGGCGGTGGAGGAGGCGGACATCGTCACCTGCGCCACCATCTCCTCGAGCCCCATCGTCTCCGGCGACTGGCTGAAGCCGGGCGCCCATCTCGACCTGGTGGGCGGCTACACGCCGGCCATGCGCGAGGCGGACGACGCGGCGGTGACGCGCGCCAGCCTCTTCGTCGACACCCGCACGGGCGGCCTGAAGGAGGCCGGCGACATCGTCGATCCGATCCGGCGCGGCCTCATCGGCGAGGCAGACGTGAAGGCGGACCTGTTCGACCTCACCCGCGGGATCCATCCCGGCCGCGGCTCCGCCGAGGAGATCACGCTGTTCAAGTCGGTGGGCACGGCGCTGGAAGATCTCGCCGCCGCCATGCTGGTGTGGCGGTCGCTGCCCGTCTAA
- a CDS encoding MBL fold metallo-hydrolase: MPMATLKVAIVPVTPFEQNCSIVWDADTMKAAIVDPGGDLPRIQGAIADLKVTPEKILLTHGHIDHAGGAAELAELLSIPIEGSHEDDAPLLANLTAQAQRFGLPGVRPVTPTRWLRQGDTVTVGGLTFDVLHVPGHAPGHVVFVHAPSEFALVGDTVFQGSVGRTDLPGGDHDLLIRGIKEKILPLGDDFTVLPGHGPATTLERERKTNPFLQ, translated from the coding sequence ATGCCCATGGCGACATTGAAGGTTGCGATCGTTCCGGTGACGCCGTTCGAGCAGAACTGTTCGATCGTCTGGGACGCCGACACGATGAAGGCGGCGATCGTCGATCCCGGCGGGGACCTGCCGCGGATCCAGGGCGCCATTGCCGACCTCAAGGTGACGCCGGAGAAGATCCTGCTGACCCACGGCCATATCGACCATGCCGGCGGCGCCGCCGAACTCGCCGAGCTGCTGTCGATCCCGATCGAGGGCTCGCACGAGGACGACGCGCCGCTGCTCGCCAATCTCACCGCCCAGGCGCAGCGCTTCGGCCTGCCCGGCGTGCGGCCGGTGACGCCGACGCGCTGGCTGAGGCAAGGCGACACCGTGACGGTCGGCGGCCTCACCTTCGACGTTCTGCACGTGCCCGGCCACGCGCCGGGCCACGTGGTCTTCGTCCATGCGCCGTCGGAATTCGCGCTGGTGGGCGACACCGTCTTCCAGGGTTCGGTGGGGCGCACCGACCTTCCCGGCGGCGACCACGACCTGCTGATCCGCGGCATCAAGGAGAAAATCCTGCCGCTCGGCGACGACTTCACCGTGCTGCCCGGCCACGGACCGGCGACGACGCTGGAGCGGGAGCGGAAGACCAATCCGTTCCTGCAGTAG
- the rpsA gene encoding 30S ribosomal protein S1 — protein MASANSMNPSRDDFAALLAESFGKTEMNEGSVVKGIVVGIEKDLAIIDVGLKTEGRVALKEFTGPGREGEIKIGDEVEVYLERVENALGEAVISRDKARREESWVKLEKAFNANEKVTGTIFNTVKGGYTVDLDGAVAFLPRSQVDIRPIRDVGPLMNSPQPFQILKMDRRRGNIVVSRRTVLEETRAEQRHELVQNLEEGQVIDGVVKNITDYGAFVDLGGIDGLLHVTDIAWRRVNHPSEVLTIGQTVKVKIVKINHETHRISLGMKQLLDDPWQGIEAKYPINAKFKGRVTNITDYGAFVELEPGIEGLIHVSEMSWTKKNVHPGKIVSTSQEVEVSVLEVDSSKRRISLGLKQTLQNPWEAFIEKYPIGAVVEGEVKNKTEFGLFLGLEGDVDGMVHLSDLDWNRPGEQVIEEFKKGDIVRAQVLDVDVEKERISLGLKQVGGDPFADAGEIRKGQIVTCEVVEVKEGGIDVKLVGTDLTAFVKRNELARDRADQRPERFAPGEKLDARVTMFDRKARKVQVSIKALEVAEEKEAMAQFGSADSGASLGDILGAALKARTGDKK, from the coding sequence ATGGCAAGCGCCAACAGCATGAACCCCTCCCGCGACGATTTCGCCGCGCTCCTCGCCGAGAGCTTCGGCAAGACCGAGATGAACGAAGGCTCGGTGGTCAAGGGCATCGTCGTCGGGATCGAGAAGGATCTCGCCATCATCGACGTCGGCCTGAAGACCGAGGGCCGCGTGGCCCTGAAGGAATTCACCGGCCCCGGCCGTGAAGGCGAGATCAAGATCGGCGACGAGGTCGAGGTCTATCTCGAGCGCGTCGAGAACGCGCTGGGCGAGGCGGTCATCTCGCGCGACAAGGCGCGCCGCGAGGAAAGCTGGGTCAAACTCGAGAAGGCGTTCAACGCCAACGAGAAGGTCACCGGCACGATCTTCAACACCGTCAAGGGTGGCTACACCGTCGATCTCGACGGCGCCGTGGCCTTCCTGCCGCGCAGCCAGGTCGACATCCGTCCGATCCGCGACGTCGGCCCGCTGATGAACTCGCCGCAGCCGTTCCAGATCCTGAAGATGGACCGTCGCCGCGGCAACATCGTGGTGTCGCGCCGCACGGTTCTCGAGGAGACCCGCGCCGAACAGCGTCACGAGCTCGTCCAGAACCTCGAAGAGGGTCAGGTCATCGACGGCGTGGTGAAGAACATCACCGACTACGGCGCCTTCGTGGATCTCGGCGGCATCGACGGCCTGCTGCACGTCACCGACATCGCCTGGCGCCGCGTCAACCACCCGTCCGAGGTGCTGACGATCGGCCAGACCGTGAAGGTCAAGATCGTCAAGATCAACCACGAGACGCACCGCATCTCGCTGGGCATGAAGCAGCTCCTGGACGATCCGTGGCAGGGCATCGAGGCCAAGTACCCGATCAACGCCAAGTTCAAGGGCCGCGTCACCAACATCACCGACTACGGCGCCTTCGTGGAGCTGGAGCCGGGCATCGAGGGCCTCATCCACGTCTCCGAGATGAGCTGGACCAAGAAGAACGTCCATCCGGGCAAGATCGTCTCCACCTCCCAGGAGGTCGAGGTTTCGGTGCTCGAGGTCGACTCGTCCAAGCGGCGCATCTCGCTCGGTCTCAAGCAGACCCTGCAGAATCCGTGGGAAGCCTTCATCGAGAAGTACCCGATCGGCGCCGTCGTCGAGGGCGAGGTCAAGAACAAGACCGAGTTCGGTCTGTTCCTGGGCCTCGAGGGCGACGTGGACGGCATGGTCCACCTGTCCGACCTCGACTGGAACCGTCCGGGCGAGCAGGTGATCGAGGAGTTCAAGAAGGGCGACATCGTCCGCGCCCAGGTCCTCGACGTCGACGTGGAGAAGGAGCGCATCTCGCTTGGCCTGAAACAGGTCGGCGGCGATCCCTTCGCCGACGCCGGTGAGATCCGCAAAGGTCAGATCGTCACCTGCGAGGTCGTCGAGGTGAAGGAAGGCGGCATCGACGTGAAGCTCGTCGGCACCGACCTGACCGCCTTCGTGAAGCGCAACGAGCTGGCCCGCGACCGTGCCGACCAGCGTCCGGAGCGTTTCGCCCCCGGCGAGAAGCTCGACGCCCGCGTCACCATGTTCGACCGCAAGGCCCGCAAGGTCCAGGTGTCGATCAAGGCGCTGGAAGTGGCCGAGGAGAAGGAAGCCATGGCCCAGTTCGGCTCGGCCGACTCGGGTGCTTCGCTCGGCGACATTCTGGGCGCCGCCCTCAAGGCGCGCACCGGCGACAAGAAGTGA
- the pyrF gene encoding orotidine-5'-phosphate decarboxylase: protein MSAPATDPRDKLFVALDLPSLGEAERLVSVLGDTVTHYKIGYRLGYSDGIGFGRELAASGKTIFFDLKLHDIDNTVREGVEAIARTGAHYLTVHAYPQTMRAAVQGRGGSALKILAVTILTSWNDIDCAEAGYAGTVATLVPAKAQQAAAIGIDGIVCSAQETANLRAIGIPPKVELVTPGIRPAGADGGDQKRVVTPEAAIRGGADRLVIGRPITAAADPAAAAREIVNAIDGALRSLRVNV, encoded by the coding sequence ATGTCCGCCCCCGCCACCGATCCCCGCGACAAGCTGTTCGTCGCGCTCGACCTGCCGAGCCTCGGCGAGGCCGAGCGGCTGGTCTCGGTGCTCGGCGACACGGTGACGCACTACAAGATCGGCTACAGGCTGGGCTATTCGGACGGCATCGGCTTCGGGCGCGAACTCGCCGCGTCCGGCAAGACGATCTTCTTCGACCTCAAGCTGCACGACATCGACAACACGGTGCGCGAGGGCGTGGAGGCCATCGCGCGCACGGGCGCGCACTATCTCACCGTCCACGCCTATCCGCAGACCATGCGCGCGGCTGTGCAGGGGCGCGGCGGATCGGCCCTGAAGATCCTGGCGGTGACCATCCTGACCTCGTGGAACGACATCGACTGCGCCGAGGCGGGCTATGCCGGCACGGTGGCGACCCTCGTGCCCGCCAAGGCGCAGCAGGCCGCGGCGATCGGCATCGACGGCATCGTCTGTTCGGCCCAGGAGACCGCCAACCTCAGGGCCATCGGCATCCCGCCGAAGGTGGAGCTGGTGACGCCGGGAATCCGCCCTGCCGGGGCCGACGGCGGCGACCAGAAGCGGGTCGTCACCCCCGAGGCTGCGATCCGCGGCGGTGCGGATAGGCTGGTGATCGGACGGCCGATCACGGCAGCTGCCGATCCGGCCGCCGCCGCACGCGAAATCGTGAATGCCATCGATGGGGCACTTCGGTCATTGCGTGTTAACGTTTAG
- a CDS encoding LapA family protein, translating into MVRRIVNWLFLVPLALIAVVLAVANRAPVTLSLDPFARGTAALAFSVPLFAVVILSMIVGVAIGGFAVWWKQGRYRKRCRAAENELAAARTEADRLRADLARREPPPGGAVAFLNRPAA; encoded by the coding sequence ATGGTCCGGCGCATCGTCAACTGGCTCTTCCTCGTTCCCCTGGCTCTCATCGCTGTGGTGCTGGCCGTGGCCAACCGGGCGCCGGTCACCCTGTCGCTCGATCCTTTCGCCCGCGGAACGGCCGCCCTCGCCTTCTCCGTGCCGCTCTTCGCCGTGGTCATCCTGTCGATGATCGTGGGTGTCGCCATCGGCGGCTTCGCCGTCTGGTGGAAGCAGGGGCGCTACCGCAAGCGCTGCCGCGCCGCCGAGAACGAGCTCGCCGCCGCGCGCACCGAGGCCGACAGGCTGCGGGCCGATCTCGCCCGCCGCGAGCCGCCCCCGGGCGGCGCCGTCGCCTTTTTGAACCGTCCGGCCGCCTGA
- a CDS encoding NADPH-dependent FMN reductase translates to MVRILVFSGSIRSGSFNTRLAAAAASELGRLDADVSLISLADYPLPLYDGDLEASEGIPEPALKLKRQFCAHQGIFIAGPEYNAGVTPLLKNAIDWVSRVKEAGETPLAAYRGRVFALGSASPGGYGGFRSQMATRQVLEIGCGALVIPESCAVASAHQAFDEDGTLKDERTRGMLKACCESLVAKARSLA, encoded by the coding sequence ATGGTCCGCATCCTCGTCTTCTCGGGCTCGATCCGGTCGGGGTCCTTCAACACCCGCCTCGCCGCGGCGGCGGCCTCCGAACTCGGCCGGCTCGATGCCGACGTGTCGCTGATCTCCCTCGCCGATTATCCCTTGCCGCTCTATGACGGCGACCTCGAAGCCTCCGAAGGCATTCCCGAACCGGCGCTGAAGCTGAAGCGGCAGTTCTGCGCCCACCAGGGCATCTTCATCGCCGGGCCGGAATACAATGCCGGCGTCACGCCGCTGCTCAAGAACGCCATCGACTGGGTGAGCCGGGTCAAGGAGGCGGGCGAGACGCCGCTCGCCGCCTACCGGGGCCGCGTCTTCGCCCTCGGCTCGGCTTCGCCCGGCGGCTATGGCGGCTTCCGCTCACAGATGGCGACGCGGCAGGTGCTGGAGATCGGCTGCGGCGCCCTCGTCATTCCGGAGAGCTGCGCCGTCGCGAGCGCCCATCAGGCCTTCGACGAGGACGGCACCCTGAAGGACGAACGCACCCGCGGCATGCTGAAGGCCTGCTGCGAATCCCTCGTCGCCAAAGCCCGGAGCCTCGCCTGA
- a CDS encoding cell division protein ZapA, with product MAHVSVTINGRSFRMACDDGQEDHLLRLAAEVNGKVDQLKGAFGEIGDTRLTVMAAIMVADELADTRRRLKAAETELAALREARAVIVERADQREALLAHTLDDAASSIERLTSQLTGLTKPVS from the coding sequence ATGGCGCATGTCTCGGTGACGATCAACGGCCGGTCTTTCCGCATGGCCTGCGACGACGGCCAGGAGGACCATCTCCTCAGGCTGGCGGCGGAGGTGAACGGCAAGGTCGATCAGTTGAAGGGGGCCTTCGGCGAGATCGGTGACACCCGCCTCACCGTGATGGCGGCGATCATGGTGGCCGACGAATTGGCCGACACGCGCCGCCGGCTGAAGGCGGCGGAGACGGAGCTCGCCGCCCTGCGCGAGGCGCGCGCCGTCATCGTCGAGCGCGCCGACCAGCGCGAGGCGCTGCTGGCCCACACGCTGGACGACGCCGCGTCCTCGATCGAGCGGCTGACCTCGCAGCTCACGGGGCTGACCAAGCCGGTTTCCTAA